The sequence gtagctggggttacaggcatgtgccaccatgcccggctaattttgtatttttagtagagatgtttaggtctccatgttggtcaggctggtctcaaactcctgacctcaggtagtccgcccaccttggcctcccatagtgctgggattacaggtgtgagccaccttgcccggctggAGTGGGGTCCTTTTTACAGATCAACATTCTGAGGTGAAATATTCAGCCTAAGACCACAAAGGTGTTAAGTGGTACAGCTGGGATGGCGGCCCCAGAATTCCTGCcctcaccaccatgccagcttTCCAAAGGTGGTGTGTGCGGGGGAGGTGGAGATGGTGCAGGTTCTAAATTGTGTATTTACCAGGGATTGGCTGTGCAGACTGACCTCCAGGGAACTGGAAAACGCAGGTTTGGCTGAAACTGACCCTTATTCAAGAGGCGGATTTAGGGGCGAGGCCTGACTAACCCCTGTGGCTCCACTGCCTGTAGCTACCTCACACCGCATGGCATTATCATGCTGCAAGCTGTTACCTAGGGGAGATGAGCCCGCAGCAGCAGCTTCAAAGGTCATGAAATCAGGGAGCCCACAGGCCGCAAAGGGTGTGGAAGTGAACAGGGCAGGCAGGCTTTTTGCCTTGTTTTCATGGGGCTGGGAATGGGATGTCTCCATTATTGGTGAACCTCAGATTTTTTTTGAGCCCCAGCTACTCTAGTCATTTCCTTCTCCCTTAAACCCCTAAAGGCAGCAGTCTACCTTCTGCCTTCCAGAGTTGCTGCATCGACATCCAGCCCCAGCCTTGGATGAGTCCTGTCCTGGGGTGAGCTGGTGTGCTCTCTCTTGAGCCTGTCTACGCAGGGCCACTGACTGCATTCCTTCCTTGGTGTCTCTGTTATTGTGATGGGCTGTAACCCTCACCATTATCCCTTTGGAGCGTTTGTTTTCATCCAGGTGCCCACACTTCTAAATGCCCCCTTTATTTTCCTCTCCGCTAGACACATCTTCCTATTATGTCCCATTCTGCTTTAAAAACCGTTGAGAAGCCCGCTGGGTGGATGCCATTTGCCCAATCCTGTTCCCTAGTCTCTCCTCCCAGGCAGGTGTTTTCAGGGAACTTCTCCATCCGCTGGAATCGGGTCGTCCCAGAGATGGCTCGTGACCCCGGGGTTGGGTACATGGAAATTTAGGACTACAGGTCGGGGCTGCTGCCCTGGCCCTTTTTGCCTGACTCCACTGGTTTTTACTGCCTTAGGGAGAGGCGGATGGCCCCGTGGGAAGGGCGCTGGACGGAGGGTGGAGGCGAAGCTGCCCTCCGCCTGCCTCAGAGCTGAGAAGGCCAGGTACAAAGCCCGCCCTATAGCTTGAGCCCATCGCTTGGGGACACCGAAGCCCTCTAGGCACTAACGCCCTGCGGTGCAGCCGGTGGGACTCCCAGCGACTTCCTTAGGATTCCGCGCTCCCTGGGAGGCCCCCCACACGGGGTCGCCTCGCCCTGGCGGCTGCTCGCGCCTCCTGCTTCCTCTAGGCCACGGGGCTCCCCACCCGACCGTGACGCACGGCACCCCCGCCCCTTCTCTTCCCGCTGATCCAGTGTGCCGCGCTTTCTCCTCCTCTGGTCTCGCCGCCTCCTCTCCCCCTGGAATCCAGTCCTGGTTTCCCCGCCgccagcctccctccctctcgGCGGGACTagctccccgccccgccccgcccccgcctcgCCCGCCGTCACCGCGGTCCGCTAGGCTCCCCGCCTGTCCCCGCTCCCGGCCGCCCGGCCCGGCTCGCCCAGTCCAGTGGCTCCAGTCCGGATCTCGCCGCCGCCCGGCCCAGGTGCGAGTCCTCGCTGCTGGGGAGGCGGCGGGCCCCGGCTCCCCTCGGCCGCCTCGGCCGCCTCGCCCGCCCGGGGTTGGCGGGGAGGGAACAGCTGGGCGGCCCCAGAGCCCCTCGGAGGACAATGCGCCCGGCGCTCGGCCACCCTCGCTCGGTCTCCTCCGCGTCCGGCTCCTTCCCGCCGCCCCCGGCCGCCGCCCGGCTGCAGCCCCTCTTCCTCCGCGGGGGCTCCTTCCGCGGCCGGAGAGGCTCGGGCGAcagcagcaccagcaccagcaccagccgCGGGGGAGGCGGCGGCAGACGCGGCGGGGGCGGCGGCTCCCCGAGCAGCAGCACGGGCGCCGAGCGCGAGGACGACGACGAGAGCCTCAGCGTCAGCAAGCCGCTGGTGCCCAACGCCGCGCTCCTGGGGCCACCGACTCAGGTGGGCGCCGCGGCCGGCCCAGCGCCCGCCGCCTTCTCCTCCTCAGccgccacctcctcctccacctccacgcCCACCTCCTCCTGCAGCATGACAGCCGCGGACTTCGGCGGGGGCGCCGCGGCCGGGGCCGTCGGGGGCCCCGGGAGCCGCTCGGCGGGGGGCGCGGGCGGCACCGGGACCGGCAGCGGCGCCTCCTGCTGCCCGTGTTGCTGCTGCTGCGGCTGCCCAGACCGCTCTGGCCGCAGGGGTAGGCGCCGCGGCTGCGCCCCCAGTCCCAGGTGCCGCTGGGGCTACCAGGCGCTGTCCGTGGTGCTGCTGCTGGCTCAGGGTGGCCTGCTGGATCTGTACCTCATCGCCGTCACCGACCTGTACTGGTGCTCCTGGATCGCCACTGacctggtggtggtggtgggctggGCCATCTTCTTCGCCAAGAACAGCCGGGGCCGTCGGGGCGGAGTGGCCAGCAGCGCGCACAACCACCACCTGCACCACCACCACGCCGCGCCGCCCCTGCACCTGCCCGCCCCCTCGGCTGCTACCGCTGGGGCCAAGGCTCGCGGAGCCCGCGGGGGCGCTGGCGGCGCAGGGGGCGGCCTGGGGGCGGCCGCGGCAGCGGGCGAGTTCGCCTTCGCCTACCTGGCCTGGCTTATCTACTCCATCGCCTTCACTCCCAAGGTGGTGCTGATCCTGGGCACGTCTATCCTAGACCTCATCGAGCTGCGCGCGCCCTTCGGCACCACGGGCTTCCGTCTCACCATGGCGCTGTCGGTGCCCCTGCTCTACAGCTTGGTGCGGGCCATCAGCGAGGCGGGCGCACCCCCGGGATCGGCAGGACCCCTGCTGCTGCAGCCCCAGCGGCACCGCGCGGCTGGATGCTTCCTGGGCACGTGTCTAGACCTGCTCGACAGTTTCACGCTGGTGGAGCTGATGCTGGAGGGCCGCGTGCCACTGCCCGCGCACCTGCGCTACCTGCTCATCGCCGTCTACTTCCTCACCCTCGCCTCGCCGGTGCTCTGGCTCTACGAGCTCAACGCcgcggccgcggcggcggcggcatcCTGGGGCCAGGCCTCCGGGCCCGGCAGCTGCAGCCGCCTTTTGCGCTTGCTGGGCGGCTGCCTGGTAGACGTGCCCTTGCTGGCGCTGCGCTGCCTCCTGGTGGTCAGCTACCAGCAGCCCCTCTCCATCTTCATGCTCAAGAACCTCTTCTTCCTCGGTTGCCGCGGCTTGGAAGCCCTGGAGGGCTGCTGGGACCGGGGCAGTCGGGCCTCCCCGAGTCGGGCCAGAGGGGGCTATGGTGCTCCGCCCTCCGCCCCTCCACCGCCTCCGCCACCACCTCAGGGAGGCTCCCAGCTGGGCCACTGCATCTCGGAGAACGAGGGGGGTGCCCATGGCTATGTCAACACCCTGGCTGTGGCCTCCCATAATTGAGGGTGAAGGGCATGGGTCCTTGGTTTTGGGTTGAGAGTCCCCAACCCCCTTGTCTTCTACCTTCTGTCGCCCAGATTTGATCAGGCTGTATTTGGAAGAGGTAACCCTTTTCAGGGCTAAGGGCCAGGGTGTCCTTCTGCACCCCTGGGGTGAGGACAGCTTGGAGGGAAACCAGCAGTTAATGGTGAGGGAGGTAGGTGCAGTTACTCTCTCCTCCTGTCCTACCCCAATCCTGACCTCCAAGGGCTGGTACCTCTGCTTCTTGCTTTGCCCACCTCCACTCTAATTCCCATCCATTAGGAGGAGAGGGGTGCTGGGCCTTGGACCTTCTCCCTTGCTTAGAAGTGCCAGCCTCTTTTAGGCTGTGGTTAGTGGCCATTGTCACATGCCTTGAAATTGACCCAGAACCTACTTTTCCACTGATGTGTCTATTGGATTTCTTCCAGGTGATAGATACAAagtgtatgtctctgtgtgtgtagtGTTGTTTTCTTGTGTCCACCCTGTGGCCCTTTGCAACAGGTAGGAGATCTGGGGAGGCCCTGCCCCCTACACCATACTTACCACCACCCTCCTCTTTTCTGCCTGGATTTGTGACCATGAATTCCCAGGAAGAGCTGGGCCCCTGGGAGCTGCCCAGGTACTCCCCTTGAAGGGAGAAGCTCACCCAGGATCTTCCTCAATCCTGCTCCTCTCTTCTCAGCTCAGGGAGAGGGGGGGGGATCCATTCTCTAAGGACCAAACTGCACCCTTTCTTGGGTGAGCGAGCATTTCTACCTCCGTGCTTTCAACTTTTGTTGCATCATGCACCGATGCTGCTTgcaaaaaatgaagacaaaatactCAGAAGTTGCATTTGCCATGGCCACTGGCTCCAGCTGGGGTTTGGTGCCAGTGTTATTACAGGGTCTGCGGAGTATCAGCCATTGGCTTGGCCTCTGTCTGTTCCTCCCTCTGCACCTAGAACTCTTATCCTTCCTGTGGTTTGGTGCCAACTGGGTCGGATCTGGGCTTAGAGTAATAGCTTTGGTGGGGTTCCTGGATGGCTGTGAAGTTGGGCCTCCCATGGGCCCAAGGGAGTAGGAAGCCCCATTCCCCACCTGTCCTTCCTCTAGGAAGTGTAGATCAGAAAGTGAGGTGGTGACCTCCCGCCTGTGGTCTGGTTAAGAGTCTCACTAGGGCCAAGGCAGGCTGCAGAACTTTCCCTCTTAGAATTCCTCCCATTGAGGGTGATGACAAGAGACATCCGGGGACTGTGCACTTACAG comes from Macaca mulatta isolate MMU2019108-1 chromosome 10, T2T-MMU8v2.0, whole genome shotgun sequence and encodes:
- the TMEM121B gene encoding transmembrane protein 121B isoform X2; translated protein: MRPALGHPRSVSSASGSFPPPPAAARLQPLFLRGGSFRGRRGSGDSSTSTSTSRGGGGGRRGGGGGSPSSSTGAEREDDDESLSVSKPLVPNAALLGPPTQVGAAAGPAPAAFSSSAATSSSTSTPTSSCCPCCCCCGCPDRSGRRGRRRGCAPSPRCRWGYQALSVVLLLAQGGLLDLYLIAVTDLYWCSWIATDLVVVVGWAIFFAKNSRGRRGGVASSAHNHHLHHHHAAPPLHLPAPSAATAGAKARGARGGAGGAGGGLGAAAAAGEFAFAYLAWLIYSIAFTPKVVLILGTSILDLIELRAPFGTTGFRLTMALSVPLLYSLVRAISEAGAPPGSAGPLLLQPQRHRAAGCFLGTCLDLLDSFTLVELMLEGRVPLPAHLRYLLIAVYFLTLASPVLWLYELNAAAAAAAASWGQASGPGSCSRLLRLLGGCLVDVPLLALRCLLVVSYQQPLSIFMLKNLFFLGCRGLEALEGCWDRGSRASPSRARGGYGAPPSAPPPPPPPPQGGSQLGHCISENEGGAHGYVNTLAVASHN
- the TMEM121B gene encoding transmembrane protein 121B isoform X3 codes for the protein MRPALGHPRSVSSASGSFPPPPAAARLQPLFLRGGSFRGRRGSGDSSTSTSTSRGGGGGRRGGGGGSPSSSTGAEREDDDESLSVSKPLVPNAALLGPPTQVVLILGTSILDLIELRAPFGTTGFRLTMALSVPLLYSLVRAISEAGAPPGSAGPLLLQPQRHRAAGCFLGTCLDLLDSFTLVELMLEGRVPLPAHLRYLLIAVYFLTLASPVLWLYELNAAAAAAAASWGQASGPGSCSRLLRLLGGCLVDVPLLALRCLLVVSYQQPLSIFMLKNLFFLGCRGLEALEGCWDRGSRASPSRARGGYGAPPSAPPPPPPPPQGGSQLGHCISENEGGAHGYVNTLAVASHN
- the TMEM121B gene encoding transmembrane protein 121B isoform X1; translated protein: MRPALGHPRSVSSASGSFPPPPAAARLQPLFLRGGSFRGRRGSGDSSTSTSTSRGGGGGRRGGGGGSPSSSTGAEREDDDESLSVSKPLVPNAALLGPPTQVGAAAGPAPAAFSSSAATSSSTSTPTSSCSMTAADFGGGAAAGAVGGPGSRSAGGAGGTGTGSGASCCPCCCCCGCPDRSGRRGRRRGCAPSPRCRWGYQALSVVLLLAQGGLLDLYLIAVTDLYWCSWIATDLVVVVGWAIFFAKNSRGRRGGVASSAHNHHLHHHHAAPPLHLPAPSAATAGAKARGARGGAGGAGGGLGAAAAAGEFAFAYLAWLIYSIAFTPKVVLILGTSILDLIELRAPFGTTGFRLTMALSVPLLYSLVRAISEAGAPPGSAGPLLLQPQRHRAAGCFLGTCLDLLDSFTLVELMLEGRVPLPAHLRYLLIAVYFLTLASPVLWLYELNAAAAAAAASWGQASGPGSCSRLLRLLGGCLVDVPLLALRCLLVVSYQQPLSIFMLKNLFFLGCRGLEALEGCWDRGSRASPSRARGGYGAPPSAPPPPPPPPQGGSQLGHCISENEGGAHGYVNTLAVASHN
- the TMEM121B gene encoding transmembrane protein 121B isoform X4; amino-acid sequence: MALSVPLLYSLVRAISEAGAPPGSAGPLLLQPQRHRAAGCFLGTCLDLLDSFTLVELMLEGRVPLPAHLRYLLIAVYFLTLASPVLWLYELNAAAAAAAASWGQASGPGSCSRLLRLLGGCLVDVPLLALRCLLVVSYQQPLSIFMLKNLFFLGCRGLEALEGCWDRGSRASPSRARGGYGAPPSAPPPPPPPPQGGSQLGHCISENEGGAHGYVNTLAVASHN